In one window of Litorilinea aerophila DNA:
- a CDS encoding carbohydrate ABC transporter permease, with protein sequence MVKRFFHRTSAFRPSPFERTLSYLVLGFWSLVVLFPLYWLLVTSFKLPIDVNTGPKYIPFVDFQPSLHAWRYIFVDVWNDTARPYANTVIVGITSSVLALALGASASYALVRFEYRPRLGIIGLFIGCVLLAIVFVRMGVSWPLATVVAIALFLLLAQTIGRRFRRALANNDIAFWMISQRILPPVAVVIPVYILFQQLHLLDTRIALIVTYLAVNLPIVVWLLRDYFQSIPIELEECAAIDGASRLRIFWAIVLPLSVPGLVATFLFVLVFAWNEYLLALFLSSANAQTMPLTVAAQNATRGPQWWYMSVLILIMILPVIVAAIVLERFIARGLLVGAIKG encoded by the coding sequence ATGGTCAAGCGATTTTTTCACCGCACAAGTGCATTTCGCCCTTCACCCTTCGAACGCACCCTGTCGTACCTGGTGTTGGGCTTCTGGTCGCTGGTGGTCCTCTTCCCCCTCTACTGGCTGCTGGTGACCTCTTTCAAGTTGCCCATTGACGTCAATACGGGGCCGAAATATATTCCCTTTGTGGACTTCCAGCCCTCCCTCCATGCCTGGCGCTACATCTTCGTCGACGTCTGGAATGACACGGCCCGTCCCTATGCCAACACGGTCATCGTCGGAATTACCAGCTCGGTGTTGGCGCTGGCGTTGGGAGCCTCGGCCTCCTATGCCCTGGTTCGTTTTGAGTACCGGCCGCGGCTGGGGATCATCGGCCTTTTCATCGGCTGTGTGCTGCTGGCCATCGTCTTTGTACGCATGGGGGTGTCCTGGCCCCTGGCCACTGTGGTGGCTATCGCCCTCTTCCTGTTGTTGGCCCAGACCATCGGCCGCCGTTTCCGCCGGGCCCTGGCCAACAACGACATCGCCTTTTGGATGATCTCCCAGCGTATCCTGCCACCGGTAGCTGTGGTGATCCCGGTCTACATCCTCTTCCAGCAGCTGCACCTGCTGGATACCCGCATCGCCCTCATCGTGACTTATCTGGCCGTCAACCTGCCCATCGTGGTCTGGCTGCTGCGGGACTATTTCCAGTCCATCCCCATCGAACTGGAGGAGTGCGCCGCCATTGACGGTGCTTCTCGACTCCGCATCTTCTGGGCCATCGTCCTGCCCCTGTCGGTGCCGGGGCTGGTGGCGACCTTCCTGTTCGTCCTGGTCTTCGCCTGGAACGAGTATCTGCTGGCTCTGTTCCTCTCCAGCGCCAACGCCCAGACCATGCCCCTGACCGTGGCCGCACAGAACGCCACCCGCGGCCCCCAATGGTGGTACATGTCCGTCCTGATCCTGATCATGATTCTGCCGGTGATCGTGGCGGCCATCGTACTGGAGCGCTTCATCGCCCGGGGGCTGCTGGTAGGCGCCATCAAGGGATAA
- a CDS encoding DUF4432 family protein, with the protein MTTTIHLTPELFTRQEHLLVEHGSLSATTFRFESGVSAVRLRSDTGELVMLPFQGQQIWSAVVAGRNLTMKSMFDQPRPTRQYLETYGGFLLHCGVTAMGVPGEQDTHPLHGELPNAPYQKAHVVLGEDEQGLYIGLGGEYQHTVAFSTNYVARPLVKLYADRPRFTMGLQFTNLKRTPMEYMYLAHVNFRPVDHGRLVYSAHATPEHVRVRRSIPSHVRPGPGYVEFLQELAEHPEKHHVLAPELAFDPEVVFIIDYLADADGWAHSMQVHPDGSADYLRHRPSELDKGVRWICRTPDQDALGLVLPATAEPEGYTAEKAKGNIRTLGPGESFQCEMEAGVLSPQETTAMAAHIQQILEQSA; encoded by the coding sequence ATGACGACGACCATCCATTTGACCCCAGAGCTGTTCACCCGGCAGGAGCACCTGCTGGTGGAACACGGCTCCCTTTCGGCGACCACCTTTCGGTTCGAAAGCGGCGTCAGCGCCGTCCGCCTGCGGAGCGATACAGGCGAGCTGGTGATGCTCCCCTTCCAGGGGCAGCAGATCTGGTCCGCCGTTGTCGCCGGCCGCAACCTGACCATGAAGTCCATGTTCGATCAGCCCCGGCCCACCCGCCAGTACCTGGAGACCTACGGCGGTTTCCTGCTCCATTGTGGCGTCACGGCCATGGGGGTGCCTGGCGAACAGGACACCCATCCCCTCCACGGGGAGCTGCCCAACGCGCCCTACCAGAAGGCCCATGTGGTGCTGGGGGAAGATGAGCAGGGGCTCTACATCGGGCTGGGCGGCGAGTACCAGCACACCGTGGCTTTCAGCACCAACTATGTGGCCCGGCCGCTGGTCAAGCTCTACGCCGATCGGCCCCGCTTCACCATGGGCCTCCAGTTCACCAACCTCAAGCGCACGCCCATGGAGTACATGTACCTGGCCCACGTGAACTTCCGGCCGGTGGACCACGGGCGGCTGGTCTACAGCGCCCACGCCACGCCGGAACATGTCCGGGTGCGCCGGAGCATCCCCTCCCACGTGCGGCCCGGCCCCGGCTATGTGGAGTTCCTGCAGGAGCTGGCAGAACACCCGGAGAAGCATCACGTCCTGGCGCCGGAACTGGCCTTCGACCCGGAGGTCGTCTTCATCATCGACTACCTGGCCGACGCCGACGGCTGGGCCCACAGCATGCAGGTCCACCCGGACGGCAGCGCCGACTACCTCCGCCATCGGCCGTCGGAGCTGGACAAGGGCGTGCGCTGGATCTGCCGCACGCCGGACCAGGACGCGCTGGGGCTGGTGTTGCCGGCCACGGCCGAGCCGGAAGGCTATACGGCTGAGAAGGCCAAGGGAAATATCCGCACCCTGGGCCCAGGCGAAAGTTTCCAGTGTGAAATGGAGGCGGGCGTCCTCTCGCCCCAGGAAACGACAGCCATGGCTGCCCACATCCAGCAGATCCTGGAGCAGTCCGCCTGA